The Nostoc sp. PCC 7524 nucleotide sequence GCCTGTGCCTTGGTTGCTCACGCTCCACTGGACGCGCAAAGATTTACCAGCTTCTCCGGTGGTGGGGACTGTGGTAGTATTTACCACTAAATCGGCGGGACTCGCAGTAATTTGAACTTGGTTGTTGCTGCGACGGGTATTGTTAGCGTTGTCTAGTTCAAAAACTTGATCACTGCTATCTGTGGTGACAAACAGATAGTAATTTCCAGCTAAGGTATTGCTGAGGGTAAAGTTGACTGTGCGTTCATACCCTTGGTCTGGGTTTAAAGCACCAAAGCGGGTGACATTACCTAAGCGGATATCTGTTGTGGGATCGAATTGATTATCTAGGGAAAGATAGAAGGTGTCTTGCCAAGAGAAGTTGGGGGTTTCCGAAGCACCATAGTTGGTGACACCGTAGTTAATTGTGATATTGCTACCAGCACGCGCCGTATTGGGAATTGTGACAAAATCAACTTCTAAGTCTGGTGGTGGGGTGAGGGTGATAACCGTCGCCGTTGTATCGTAGTTAACGTTGTTATTTTCAAAGATATTTTCGTAGACTTGGTTACGGCTATCAGTCCGGACAAAGAAGTAGTAATTTCCGCTAACACCTATGGGTAAGTTAACTGTGGTGCTGGCGGTGTAACTTTCACCAGAGTTCAGCGCACCATTGCGGAAAATTTCCGCCAGAGAGCGATCGCCACTATCCAAAATTTCATCTTCAGACATGAAGATGCGATCGTACCAAGCTGTTTCTAGGGTGCGTCCTGGGCCTTCATTGGTGACAGTCCAACTCAGATTCATCGGTTGCCCAGAAAATGTCATGGCGGGTGCATTGACATTTGTCACCTGTAAGTCTGGCGGCGGGGTTAAGTTAATTCTGGTTGGGCCACCAACGCCGAAGTTATCTCCCTCATTGCTGAGTTCATTAACGTTGTTTCTGGAGTCTGTTTTGACTAGGAAGTAATAATTACTGTCAATGCCTCTGGGTAAGGTGACACTCAAGCTATTGGTGTAACTTTCTCCCGAATTCAGATAACTGGAGTTAGCCGCTTCACCTAAGAAAACATCAGTATCATCAAAGGTAGTATCAAGTGATAGATAAACGGCATCGTACCAAATGGGCGCACTGGTTGCTCCATTCCCGGTATTGGTGACTTGCCACGACACCACAGTTTGCTGACTGGAAAAGGCTGTGGTGGGTGTTGTGACACTGCTAATTTGCAGGTTAGGAATGGGGGCTAGGCGGATGGTGATGGGGCGATCGCCAATGGTGGTATTGTTAGCTTCGTTGGGTGTACCTTCGGGAATGTTGTTGTTATTGTCTGTACGTACAACAACTCGGAAGTTACCAGCCAGTTCGAGAGGCACGTTGTATGACTGGGTTCTATTGATGGATGCACCGGCTGCTAAGGTACCAGTAAAGCTGAAATTGCCCACGTTCCGCACGAATGCACCTGTATCAGCATTGACCAGATAAACATAATCTGTCCATGTGCCACCGGTTGCCGCTTGTCCTTGGTTGGTGACAGTCCAAGATATCTCCAGGGGTTGTCCTGACACGGATTCGACGGGGGCAGTAATGCTACTGACTACTAAATCTGGAGCATTGATACTGAGGGGAACAAAGCGGAGATTGTTAGTTTCATCACTTTCTCGTTGGATGCGATCGCTATCTGTGACAATCAGTAAATTATACGCGCCTGGTGTCAGGGTGCTGCCTGGGGTGAAGTTACGAGAAATTGTGTAACTACTAGCTGCATCTAGGGGAGTTTGACTAGCAATGGTTTCTGTCAGCAATAAGATGTCAGAATCATCGAGAATATCATCTACAGATAGGTAAACGCGATCGCTCCAATCCTCGCTAGCTACACCAACACCTTGGTTAGTCACAGTCCAGGAGATACTACCAGTCTGACCCAAAATCAAACTTGCGGGGGCAGTAGCATCACTAATGACTAAATCAGGCAGTGGTGGCAATGTTAACTCAATGGCAGCAGCCCTGACGTTATTCGTTTCCACTGATTCCAGCTGGTTGCCCAAGGCATCTGCTTGTACCAGGATGTAATAACTACCAGCCGTAGAATTATCATCAAAGGGCAGATTTATAGATGTGGTGCGTGAAATATTGCCACTGGGGAATAGTGTGGTTTCCCCTGTAGGTAAGCTACTGAGTAATAAATCATCGCCACTGAGGGTAGCATCACTGGAAAGATAAATCCGGTCTGTCCAGCCGCCTGTGGTTTCTCGTAAGCCATTATTGGCTATTACCCAAGAAATATCCAAACTGCTACCAAACTCAGCCGGATTAGCACCGGGAGTCACAGATGTCACAGTTAAATCTGGGCGTTCTAGTTCTTCAATGACATCCTCAAAGTTTCTATCATCCAGACTGGTGTAGTAGACAAAGGTGGCAGCTTCTCCAGGTAACAGTGTTCCGACATCAAAGGTGAGAGTAATGGCTTGGTCGTCACGAATCGTTTGACCTCTGGTGGCTGGTGTGTCGTAGGCTAGAGGAGCATAGGGGTTAGTGTTTGTAAAGCCAAAGGTAGAGGCGACTGCCCTTGGGTCGTTGGAATAGAAAAAGATGGGGGCGCGTGACCCAGTTCTTTGGAATACCGGATCAGAATCAGATGTGGTACGCGCTTCCACAATTGCCCGGCCATCTTCTGCAATCGTTGCCTGTACGATGTTATCAGTGGTAAAACTGCCACCCAAATCTACAGTGTTATCTGGATCGACAGATCGCATATAACGCACACTATTCAAGGTTTGGGCAGAGATATTAGTCAGGGTGACAATGTTGCGGAAATATTTGTCATCAACCCTAAACCCAATTTGCTGAGTAATTCCCAAGGTATTGTTATAGCTACCTGTACTGACGGCTGATAACTGATCACTTGTGGATGTATTTGTGACACTGTTACTAATTTGGGTTGAGCCAGTACGTGCGGCGTTAGAGGCTGTAAATGTCGAGCCACCTGCCTGATAACCTATCACCCAGCGTTCTTCAGGACTACCAGGTAGGAAGTAATCAAATCGCAAATCCTGACCATTGAGGAAACCATCGAAATCGGCACTCATGCCAATTTGAGAACGGGCATTAGTACCGTAAAAGTTGCTGGGTTTTGTTGCATTTGTGCCGAAAGAACCCCAGCGACTCAGACCTAATTCAATGTAGTTACCACCTAAGAATACGTCCCCACTAACCGTGGCACTCCGCGCTCCTGGTAAAGCACCTGCTATCGTCACCGGCAGGCTAAAGACGTTATTATTCTCGTTAGTTTCACCTTGGTTGCTAGTAGCATCAGCTACAAATAAGAGATAGCGATCGCCTGTATCTGTTAATGGGACTGTCACATTTGTCGCGGACAGTGTATAGCTATCTCCTACTGCTAGAGGTGTACTAGCGGCAGCAGATTGAGATGTCAGTAAAGTGTCTGAACTATCGAAGGTTGTATCATTGGACAGGTAAACTCGGTCAAACCAATCACTGGGAGCCGGAGAATTACCAATATTGCTGACAGTCCAAGATAAATCAGTCGTTCCACCTAAAGTTAAACTAGCAGGAGCTGTAGCGGCTGTAACCACTAAATCCGGCGCACCTAGTTCAATTGCAACTGCCCGGACATTGTTGGTTTCATCGGTTTCGCTTTGAGCATTGTTACCATCAGCGACAAACAACAGGTAACGGTTGCCCAGTGTTGTATTTGGTAAGGTGATGGTGCGGGTAATGTTGTAGCTGCCGTCTGCTGCTAGTGGTGTTTGGCTGGTGATAGATTGGCTAACAATAAAGGTGTCTGAACCGTCAAAAGTCTCATCATCGGAAATATAAATTCTGTCCTGCCAATCCCTGAATGCAGTGACTGCCCCTTGGTTTCTTACTGTCCAAGATACGGAAATTATTTCACCCACAACACCTGATGCGGGGGCTGTAGCTGTAGATACTACTAAATCCGGCGCACTCAGTTCAATTGCAACTGCCTGGACATTGTTGGTTTCATCGGTTTCGCCTTGAGCATTGTTACCATCAGCAACAAACAACAGGTAACGGTTGCCCAGTGTTGTATTTGGCAGAGTAATGTCTTGCGTAATGCTGTAACTAGCATCGGCTGCTAGTGGTGTTTGGCTGGTGATAGAACGGCTAGTAATAAAGATGTCTGAACCGTCAAAAGTCTCATCATCGGAAATATAAATTCTGTCCTGCCAATCCCTTGATGCGGTGACTGTACCTTGGTTGGTGACTGTCCAAGATACGGAAATTATCTCACCCACAACACCTGATGCGGGGGCTGTAGCGGCTGTAACCACTAAATCCGGCGCACCTAGTTCAATTGCAACTGCCCGGACATTGTTGGTTTCATCGGTTTCGCTTTGAGCATTGTTACCATCAGCGACAAACAACAGGTAACGGTTGCCCAGTGTTGTATTTGGTAAGGTGATGGTGCGGGTAATGTTGTAGCTGCCGTCTGCTGCTAGTGGTGTTTGGCTGGTGATAGATTGGCTAACAATAAAGGTGTCTGAACCGTCAAAAGTCTCATCATCGGAAATATAAATTCTGTCCTGCCAATCCCTGAATGCAGTGACTGCCCCTTGGTTTCTTACTGTCCAAGATACGGAAATTATTTCACCCACAACACCTGATGCGGGGGCTGTAGCTGTAGATACTACTAAATCCGGCGCACTCAGTTCAATTGCAACTGCCTGGACATTGTTGGTTTCATCGGTTTCGCCTTGAGCATTGTTACCATCAGCAACAAACAACAGGTAACGATTGCCCAGTGTTGTATTTGGCAGAGTAATGTCTTGCGTAATGCTGTAACTAGCATCGGCTGCTAGTGGTGTTTGGCTAGTGATAGATTGGCTAGTAATAAAGGTGTCTGAACCGTCGAGAGTCTCATCATCGGAAATATAAATTCTGTCCTGCCAATCTCTAGATGCGGTAACTGTACCTTGGTTTCTTACTGTCCAAGATACGGAAATTATTTCACCCACAACACCTGATGGTGGGGCTGTGGCAGCAGATACAATTAAATCTGGGGCTGCAATATCAATTGCCTGGGCAAAGACATTATCAGTTTCGTGGCTTTCCCCTTGATATTCCCAGCGATCTGTGGCAAATAATAAATACCCACTACCTAATGCTTCACTAGGCAAGAAAACACTTTGTTCAACTGTGTAGTTTTCTGCGGGATTTAGGGGAAGGCTAGCATAATCACTAGACCAGATATTGGTGATATATACATCGTCATCATCCCCCAAAATGTCATTGCGAGAGAAATAAATGTAGTCATACCAACTATTGTCAATGCTAGTTGGGGCTGCTCCTTGGTTGGTCACTACCCAAGTTAAGTCAATGCTTTGTCCGGTGATGGCTGTTGTGGGTGCAGTCACACTGGTGATGACTAAATTTGGTGCAGTAATGTTAATGGCTTGGGCAACGACGTTATTTGTTTCGTCTGCTTCTTCTTGGTCGTCGTAGACATCGGTAACAAATAGCAGATAGCGAAGCCCACCTGTTGTATATTCTGGAATGTAAATATCCTGGTTAAGTGTGTAACTAGACCCTGGCTCTAAGGGTATATACTCTCCTGACCAGTTATATTCTACATAGGTATCGTTATCATCAAATATTTGATCATCGGAAATGTAAATCTCATCATACCAAGAGTTTATTGCCGACCCTAAACCCTGATTAGTGATTGTCCAAGATACAGAAATTGTCTCACCCAAGGCGGCCGTATCAGCTGCTGTGACTTCCCCAACAATTAAGTCGGGTAGGTTGTTATTGATAATTTGGATAGGGGCGGAAAACTCAGAGGTATTACCTAGGGCATCGGTAGCGGTGGCTGTGATGTAATATTCTTCTGGGAGCATCACAGGTAAGGTAACACTGAAGCTAGCATTACCACTTTCATCAGTAGTCACAACTAGGGAAGTCAGTAAGTTTTCTCCTTCTCCATTGCCACTGATATCTATGCTGCTGTTAGAAAAGATTTCGATGCGATAGGTACTACTGGGCAGGCTGTTGAGTTCACCTGCAATTAGTGTGTTTTCCCCTTCTAAAGTAGCGGAGATGATTACCGGATAGTTTTGCAGCGCATTTGCTCCACCATCACTATCACCTTCGTCATTGGTGGTAACACCATCATTTCCTAAATCAATGCCTAATCCACCATTGTCATAAATATTGTTACCAAAAATAGCGTTATTAGTAGCATCGCTCTCACCAGCCACAATTGCTATGCCATCATTGGTGTTATTGCTAATCACATTCTCTGTAATTAGGTTATTGCTAGCACCATCACTAATTTGCACCCCAGCATCATTATTCTGGATGAGATTATTTAAGATTTGGTTGCCAGTGGCTGTTAGTGCAGAGATGCTGATACCTATATTATTGTTGTTGGCGATCGCATTGCTTTCAGTTACAGTTGCCCCACCAATCAAATTAAGCGCACTGGTAATGTAAATTCCTCCTCCACCATCCCCAATGATGTTGCCTTGAATGGTATTATTACCACCACCAGTGAGGCGCATACCCCAGCCACTAAAACCATAAATAGCTAAACCCCGAATGGTACTATTCCCGGCGGTAATATTTAATCCCACAGCATCGGCTCCGGCTGCACTACCATTCAAGACAATGACGGGGCTACCTTGGTAGGTGGGCTGGCTGGTAGCGTCTAAAAAAACTGCCTCGGTAATCTCTGGCAGTTGGGATGATACATTAATTGTCTGAGGTTCAATTCCAGGAATGTTGAATAAAATCGTATCCGTACCAACATTGGTGTTGGCTTGTTCTATTGCCCAGCGTAGTGAACCTTCTCCACTATCATCAGTATTTGTTACTGTATAGGTTGTGCCAACATTAGGACTAGCAGCAATGGCAAAGCGAGCAAAACCTTTTCCTGGACTGCGAATACCTTCTTGATTTAGTGGACTAACGTTATCTGGGTCATTGGCTGTTAAGGTGTCCCCTTGAGTAACGTACAAATACCCGTTTAAATATACGGCAGAACTACCTTTGCCGATATTAAACGGAGTGTTTGGCAGCGTTTCTAACCAACCATTAGGCAAGATGCGGGCAAAGTTACCGTTATTGATGATGCCACGACCTTCATTAAAAGGCCAGCCATCTGTGCTAGTTTCTCCCCTGATGAGGTAGAGAGAATCATTGGCTATGGTAACGGAATTGCCCCAAAGGCTGGTTCCTGGGTATGCTTGAGTGCTGCCTGTATTCCACCCCAAGTTATCTGCTAAAGAGGTGATCACAATAGTTTCTTGGGCTATGGGATTAGTACCATCAGGAGTGGAAGTTAAAAATGAACCATCAGGATAATTGGTATCATTATGACTCCACATCACCAACTGATCGCCACTGAGGTGATATAGGCGATCGCTGCTGGTATCATATTCCCAATCTCCACCCCTAGGAAAGTGCGCCCCGCTAAAGTTCCAACTGGGTGTTAATAATGTATGAGTTCCACCATCGGCGATGTCGTCTGTTCTGGCAAAGTTGTAATCACCACCGCCTGTATGATGTAGAATCACAGGCTGACCATCGACATCTAACCCGACAATACCCGCATTCGCATCAATCAGTGGATTATCTGCGCTGGTTTTCTCCCAAACCGATTGCCAAGTTCCCTCAACACCACTGGTTAAGTCATAACTATACAATGCTCTAATATTTGGGCCACTGCGAAATTGATAGTAATAAAGCTTACTTCCAACGACAAAAAGCGGGTTAACTAAATTCCCAGAAGAAAAGGCATCACCATCCACTCCTGTGAGATTTAATGTAGGTAGTGATTCCCAGCTATCAGTGTCGGGATTATAACGCCCAAAACGCACTGAACCATTAGTTATAACTAGTGCATCGAGTCTTAGTGCATCGAGTCTTTCTTCTGGATCATCAATTAAATCTCCATCTAAATCTATGTAATCATCATCACTATCAGCACTGAAGTCTGCTGCATATATATAAACTCCGTCGGTGGCTAATCCACCACCTGCACTGACACCATAGGTAAATGGTACAGGTGTTAAATTCTGCCAAGTTTCATGACTAACTGTGTGCATAACTGTAATTCAGTATATTTAGGGTAAAGTTTTGAGTGCGATCGCTGGCAATTTCCATTTCATCTGTGACTCGTCATCTTTACTTTTGAAGACTTCTAAAATTGAATAAGTTGGCTAAAGCAGGATGAGGCATTGGAATCACTTTAGAAATGAAGTTTGATGGATACGATATTTTTTTAAGTAAAACTACTGAAAAAATATAGAAGTAATGTTAATTTTTGATTAATTAGTAATTATTAAATAATTAACCTTTTAAAAATGAGATGAAAGCATGACTAAAGAACGTCCAGTCTGATTTGATGTGGAACATACTTGCAACGCTAGATTCAATATTTGCTGATCTGAATATCTTGCACCAGATTTTCATCCCGCCAAAAAATAAATTTCTGGGCTGCATTGTGAGATGATTTCACGCTGGAGTTTACATTTTCGGAACACATGAATTACATTGCCGTTGTTACAACCATTGGTAGTCTCGCCGAGGCGCAACGCATAGCTCACGCCTTGGTAGAACAAAAGCTAGCCGCCTGCGCCCAAATCTCTGAGATTGAAAGCTTCTATGTTTGGAATGACGCAATTCAGAACGAGAAGGAGTTTCGCATACTTTTCAAAACCACTGACGCAAACTACCAAGCCGTCGAGGATGCAATCAGAAAACTCCACTCCTATGAACTACCTGCCATTCATGCCTTCGCGCTCAAACACATTTATGCTCCCTATGCAGCATGGATTGAACGTAATTCTTCAGGTAATTAGTGTAGGGGATTAGGGAGATAAATCTTTTTTTGTTTCGCGCAAAGGCGCAAAGACGCAAAGAAGGACGCTATAATCATCACTTTTGCAAGAAGTCTCTTGAATTGACGATAAGGGAGATAAGGGAGACAAGGAAGATTTTTACCCAATCCCCAGTTCCTAAACATTAGTCTCTTGGCATAGTCTATGTCAGCGTTGTGGCGAGGTAAACTGTTGGAATTGACAGATAACGTTAAGCTACGCAAAGTTAAACACACAAGTCCTATGCCGGCATTTTTATTAGAAGTTGGTACAGAAGAACTACCTGCAAATTTTCTCAGCGATGCTATCGAACAGTGGCGATCGCGCATTCCCCAAAGTTTAGCAGATCACAGCCTTAACAGTGAATCTGTAGCAGTTTACGGTACTCCCCGGCGGTTGGCGGTACTGATTACAGGTTTACCATCCCAGCAACCAGACAGAGAAGAAGAAATCAAAGGCCCACCCGCCCAAGCCGCTTTTAAAGATGGGCAACCAACTCCAGCCGCCCTAGGTTTTGCGAAAAAGCAAGGGGTGGACATTGCGGCGTTAGAAGTGCGCCCCACAGACAAAGGGGATTTTGTGTTTGTCCAGAAAAAAACCCCCGGACTTCCTGTGGCAGAAATTCTCACGGAACTTGTACCGCAATGGATTTCTGGGTTAGAAGGTAAACGGTTGATGCGCTGGGGTGATGGGGATATGCGGTTTTCTCGTCCCATTCGCTGGCTAGTGGCATTATTAGATGAGTCTATTTTGCCGATTAAATTAGAAAATGGTTCTAAAATAGTTGTCAGCGATCGCATTTCCTACGGTCATCGTGTCTTACATCCTGAACCAGTCACCATTAATCAAGCCACTGATTACGTTAAAACTCTCCGCTACGCTTATGTAGCTGTAGACTCTCAGGAAAGGACAGCCACCATTCAAGAACAGGTGCAAGCAACTGTAGAAAAATTACATGGTTGCACAGAAATGTACCCCGATTTGTTGAAGGAAGTCACCAACTTAGTAGAATGGCCTTCCCCAGTAGTCGGTAAATTTGAACCTGAGTTCTTAGCTTTACCTACAGAGGTGACTACTACGGTGATGGTTAGTCACCAGCGTTATTTCCCGGTATTTAAGGCAGGCAGTCACAGCGAACTTTTACCATATTTTGTCACTGTTTCTAACGGTGATCCTACTAAATCAGATATTATTGCCGTTGGTAATGAAAGGGTAATCCGAGCCAGATTAGCTGATGGACAGTTTTTCTATAGAACCGATTTATCAAAGGCTCTAGAAGACTATCTTCCCCAATTAGAAACTGTCACCTTCCAAGAAGATTTAGGCTCTTTGCGTGCCAAGGTAGATAGAATCGTCAAGATTGCTGGACAAATTGCTACCCAATTGCAATTAGAGGAAAGCGATCGCCAGCACGTTGAAAGAGCGGCATTATTATGTAAAGCTGACTTAGTAACCCAAATGGTCTTTGAGTTCCCAGAGTTACAGGGGATCATGGGGCAGAAATATGCGATCGCTAGTGGGGAAGCACCAGAAGTAGCCACAGCCATTTTTGAGCATTATCTCCCACGGGGTGCTGATGACATCCTCCCCCAAACCTTAACCAGTCAAGTTGTCGGTTTGGCAGATAGACTCGATACCTTAGTCAGTATCTTTGGTTTGGGGTTAATTCCTAGCGGTTCTTCTGATCCCTTTGCTTTACGACGGGCTGCCAATGCTGTAGTTAATATTACTTGGGCGGCGAATCTGCAAATCAATTTAGCAACATTATTAAATCAATTCGCCTCTGACTTTGCCAACCAGTACACCAAAGACTTAGCACAGTTAACCACAGCTTTACAAGAATTTTTCTTACAACGGATTCGCACCCTGTTGCAAGAAGAAAAGCAGATTGACTACGATTTAGTCAACGCTGTTTTGGGTGAAAATGACCCGGAATATACAGAACGGGCATTACAGGATTTACTGGATGTGCGCGATCGCGCTTTATATCTGCAACAAATCCGCCGTGACGGTACACTAGATAAAATCTACGAAACCGTTAACCGTTCTACTAGACTAGCAGCCCAAGGCGATTTAGATACCAAACAGCTAGATCCTACAACTGTGGTGCGTCCAGAACTATTCCAAAAGTCTTCGGAGTCAGCATTTTACGAAGCTTTAGTCAAATTAAAACCGCAAACCGAAGCTGCACAAGCATCACGGAATTATCAAATGTTAGTAACAGCACTAGCAGAAATTGCGCCAACTGTCAGCAATTTCTTTGATGGGCCTGATAGTGTTTTAGTCATGGATCCAGAACCAGAAATTAAGCGCAATCGCTTGAATTTACTAGGATTATTGCGGAATCATGCCCGTGTGTTAGCTGACTTTGGGGCGATCGTGAAAAATCTGTAGTCTCAAGCAACAAAAAAGGGTGTAATTTTTGCCAATAAGCGATACCATAATGAGTGCTTAACCAGGGAACTCTGCCACAGTCTATGTCCAAAGCTCACGTCATTGGATTAGGAAAGTCCGGTATTGCTGCGGCGAGATTGTTGAAACGAGAAGGTTGGGAGGTAGTGTTGAGCGATCGCAACACCTCCGAAACCCTTCTCGGACAACAACAAGAACTTGCCGAGGAACAAATCACAGTTAAATTGGGGTATTCACTAGAATTAGACGGTGCTGATGTCCCAGATTTAATTGTTGTTAGTCCCGGTGTACCTTGGGATATTCCTTTGTTAGTGAAAGCGCGAGCCTTGGGTATAGAAACAATTGGCGAAATGGAATTGGCTTGGCGGCATTTGCGAACATTACCTTGGGTAGCTATCACTGGTACTAACGGGAAAACAACTACCACTGCCTTAGTCGCTGCGATTTTTCAAGCTGCCGGATTTGATGCCCCCGCCTGTGGTAATATCGGTTATGCTGCCTGTGAAGTGGCTCTAGCCCAGAAACAACCAGACTGGGTAATCGGGGAAGTTAGCAGCTATCAAATCGAATCCTCTGTTTCTTTGGCTCCCCGCATCAGCATTTGGACGACGTTTACACCAGATCATCTTGCTCGTCACCAGACTTTAGAAAACTATTACAACATCAAAGCCAAGCTGTTACGTCAGTCAGAGTTGCAAATTTTTAATGGTGATGATGCTTACCTGCGTAAAGCGGGTATAACTCAATGGCCTGATGCTTACTGGACAAGTGTGAAAGGTGAAGATTTCCTCTTGAGTGAGAAGGGTTTTTACATTCAAGACGGTTGGGTGATGGAAAAATTACCACCCCACTCTCCACCTCAAAGAATTGTAGAAGCTTCTGCTTTGCGGATGGTGGGGGAGCATAATCAGCAAAATCTCCTCATGGCGGTAGCAGCAGCACGTTTGGCAGGAATTTCACCAGCAGCGATTGAGAAGGCGGTGCGGGAGTTTCCCGGAGTTAGCCATCGTTTAGAGCATATCTGTACTTGGGAAGGTATTGATTTTATTAACGATAGCAAAGCCACAAATTATGATGCGGCGGAAGTGGGACTAGCATCTGTTAGTAGTCCCGTGGTGTTAATTGCTGGTGGTGAGGCT carries:
- the cutA gene encoding divalent-cation tolerance protein CutA, translating into MNYIAVVTTIGSLAEAQRIAHALVEQKLAACAQISEIESFYVWNDAIQNEKEFRILFKTTDANYQAVEDAIRKLHSYELPAIHAFALKHIYAPYAAWIERNSSGN
- the glyS gene encoding glycine--tRNA ligase subunit beta translates to MPAFLLEVGTEELPANFLSDAIEQWRSRIPQSLADHSLNSESVAVYGTPRRLAVLITGLPSQQPDREEEIKGPPAQAAFKDGQPTPAALGFAKKQGVDIAALEVRPTDKGDFVFVQKKTPGLPVAEILTELVPQWISGLEGKRLMRWGDGDMRFSRPIRWLVALLDESILPIKLENGSKIVVSDRISYGHRVLHPEPVTINQATDYVKTLRYAYVAVDSQERTATIQEQVQATVEKLHGCTEMYPDLLKEVTNLVEWPSPVVGKFEPEFLALPTEVTTTVMVSHQRYFPVFKAGSHSELLPYFVTVSNGDPTKSDIIAVGNERVIRARLADGQFFYRTDLSKALEDYLPQLETVTFQEDLGSLRAKVDRIVKIAGQIATQLQLEESDRQHVERAALLCKADLVTQMVFEFPELQGIMGQKYAIASGEAPEVATAIFEHYLPRGADDILPQTLTSQVVGLADRLDTLVSIFGLGLIPSGSSDPFALRRAANAVVNITWAANLQINLATLLNQFASDFANQYTKDLAQLTTALQEFFLQRIRTLLQEEKQIDYDLVNAVLGENDPEYTERALQDLLDVRDRALYLQQIRRDGTLDKIYETVNRSTRLAAQGDLDTKQLDPTTVVRPELFQKSSESAFYEALVKLKPQTEAAQASRNYQMLVTALAEIAPTVSNFFDGPDSVLVMDPEPEIKRNRLNLLGLLRNHARVLADFGAIVKNL
- the murD gene encoding UDP-N-acetylmuramoyl-L-alanine--D-glutamate ligase, with the translated sequence MSKAHVIGLGKSGIAAARLLKREGWEVVLSDRNTSETLLGQQQELAEEQITVKLGYSLELDGADVPDLIVVSPGVPWDIPLLVKARALGIETIGEMELAWRHLRTLPWVAITGTNGKTTTTALVAAIFQAAGFDAPACGNIGYAACEVALAQKQPDWVIGEVSSYQIESSVSLAPRISIWTTFTPDHLARHQTLENYYNIKAKLLRQSELQIFNGDDAYLRKAGITQWPDAYWTSVKGEDFLLSEKGFYIQDGWVMEKLPPHSPPQRIVEASALRMVGEHNQQNLLMAVAAARLAGISPAAIEKAVREFPGVSHRLEHICTWEGIDFINDSKATNYDAAEVGLASVSSPVVLIAGGEAKPGDDTGWLASIQAKAAAVLLIGAAASAFAHRLEEVGYSSYEVVETMEKAVSRGAELAKQHDASVVLLSPACASFDQYPNFEVRGDHFRQLCLEWVRGEKS